The following coding sequences lie in one Miscanthus floridulus cultivar M001 chromosome 9, ASM1932011v1, whole genome shotgun sequence genomic window:
- the LOC136479634 gene encoding uncharacterized protein, with product MQHMAANIELKKFQNREGPFSKKLARNFENFDYNPASWWRLYGYETPALQKMATRILSLTSSSSGCERNWSGFEGIHTKKRNRLTTTRLNKLVYIQFNSKLLSKREKMKSNKITEILQSSDTTEAQGFLQEGGDDCALADFRDGEEDEMEGTGIPWSVIGEAVGADEQLELRRSARVRELYEGEELSLKKKSMTMRM from the exons ATGCAGCATATGGCTGCCAACATTGAACTAAAGAAGTTTCAAAATAGAGAAGGACCCTTTAGCAAGAAGCTTGCTAGGAATTTTGAAAACTTTGATTACAACCCAG CATCATGGTGGAGATTGTATGGATATGAAACACCAGCTTTACAGAAGATGGCTACAAGGATCCTATCTTTGACATCAAGCTCTTCTGGTTGTGAAAGAAATTGGAGTGGGTTTGAAGGG ATACACACTAAGAAGAGGAACAGGCTTACTACAACCCGCCTCAACAAGCTGGTGTATATCCAATTCAACTCCAAGCTGCTTAGTAAGAGAGAAAAGATGAAGTCAAACAAAATCACTGAGATACTTCAGTCTAGTGATACAACTGAAGCTCAAGGTTTTCTCCAAGAGGGTGGGGATGATTGTGCATTAGCTGACTTTAGAGATGGGGAGGAAGATGAGATGGAAGGTACCGGGATACCTTGGTCTGTCATTGGAGAGGCAGTGGGAGCAGATGAACAGCTTGAGCTGCGTAGAAGTGCAAGAGTGAGGGAGCTCTATGAAGGAGAAGAATTGAGTCTGAAGAAGAAGAGTATGACGATGAGGATGTGA